One part of the Actinomyces howellii genome encodes these proteins:
- a CDS encoding anaerobic ribonucleoside-triphosphate reductase activating protein, which yields MAGLVPLSTVDWPGRLVATVFCQGCPWNCFYCHNRALIPTRVPGLVDWWEVRDLLARRRGLLDGVVFTGGEALRQDALADAAAEVRAEGFAVGVHTAGCFPGRLRDLVARGLLDWVGLDLKALPEHYEAVVGAPGGAKAWQALDVLVDARARGGPAFEVRTTVVPGDVTAADALEVARRAHAAGARSFALQQARATGTSGTFAVTVPGWDAECERLAEAIEALGWEEFTYRAA from the coding sequence ATCGCCGGGCTCGTCCCCCTGTCGACGGTCGACTGGCCGGGGCGGCTCGTCGCCACCGTCTTTTGCCAGGGGTGCCCCTGGAACTGCTTCTACTGCCACAACCGCGCCCTCATCCCCACGCGGGTGCCCGGCCTCGTCGACTGGTGGGAGGTGCGCGACCTGCTGGCGCGCCGCCGGGGTCTGCTCGACGGCGTCGTGTTCACCGGCGGGGAGGCGCTGCGCCAGGACGCCCTCGCCGATGCCGCCGCCGAGGTCAGGGCGGAGGGCTTCGCCGTCGGGGTGCACACTGCCGGCTGCTTCCCGGGAAGGCTGCGCGACCTCGTGGCGCGCGGGCTGCTCGACTGGGTGGGCCTCGACCTCAAGGCGCTGCCCGAGCACTATGAGGCGGTCGTCGGAGCCCCCGGCGGCGCCAAGGCGTGGCAGGCCCTGGACGTCCTCGTCGACGCGCGCGCCCGGGGCGGGCCGGCCTTCGAGGTGCGCACGACGGTCGTTCCCGGTGACGTGACGGCGGCCGACGCGCTCGAGGTCGCCCGCCGTGCGCACGCCGCGGGAGCGCGATCCTTCGCCCTCCAGCAGGCGCGCGCCACGGGCACGAGCGGGACCTTCGCCGTGACCGTTCCCGGGTGGGACGCCGAGTGCGAGCGCCTCGCCGAGGCCATCGAGGCCCTGGGCTGGGAGGAGTTCACCTACCGGGCCGCCTGA